A window of Bradyrhizobium quebecense genomic DNA:
GAATGGACGCAAGGTGATGTACTGGCGCGGTATACAGCACTGACAACAGTAGCCCATCTCACGCGGCTACAGGTCAAACCATCAGATCCGGCACAGTTGATTCGCCTCTTCGAGGCCCTCGATGCAAAGTCCCGGGCAGTCGACTATACTGCCGAATGCATAGCCCACGAGCTTTATAAGGTCGAGCCTCCGATCTTCACTCCCGAACTTCAGGCGCGTTTCGAGGCGGTCGGCGAGATCGTCGACCGACATGTCCATCCCGGTCCGACCAAAATTGACCAGCGCCGAACTTTGATCGAGAGGGTCGAGGCTTACGCACCCGCCTCACCGCGTGACGAGAGCTACGCTGATCCCAACGATAATACGGCGATCGCGAACTCACTCAACGTGAGGCTGTCCGGGTCCGAAATCACCTCTTACCTCCGAAACCGAGAGATCGGACTGCGCGAGAAACCGCCGGAAGCGACGCTCCAGGTCGATCGGCCATTCGATGGCGACGAGGCCCGGCGCCTGGCTAATACGCTCGGTGCGCTATACCAGGAAGTAGATCGAAGGCTTGCAGTTGCTGCAAACATCTTCTCCGAGTCCGAGCATACTCGCGTCAACGACTTCCTTCCCAATCAGATCGACAGAGAGCTCGAACGAGCGTTCCAAACCTTGGATAGCAAGCCACCGGATCCGACACTGGCGCGGATCGACCAAAGGATGCAGGCTACAGCGGAACGAATACGGGAGATGTCGGACGACTCGTTCTCCTCACCGCCCGAGAACGCGCCGACGACTTCTGTGACGACTACTCCCCGGCAGATTTCGTCGCGCCGGCGCAAGCATGAGGAGATCTCCTCGAGCGATGGGGCACCCCAGATGGGCCCGGCGGGACATGACCGGAGGCCCAGCGAACGTGCGCAGTCTTCGAGGGCCGGCACCGTATCGATGCCTCGTGGCGAGGCGGCCGACGCTCGAGAAGAAGATGTCGTTTTCGATCGGCAAGTCGCTAACCTTCGTGAGCGGGATCGCCCGCGGCGGCAGGGACCGGACCAAGACATCGCATCGGTGGCACCTAATGATCCTCGCTCCGAGCCGATCAATCAGCGCTCGCTACGTGAGCGTCAGAGGAACCGTGGCAGAGGACTAGACTACTGAAGACTTTTCGAGCGCTGCGGCGCGACCGGAAAGCAGGTTATCGAAAATTCTTCGATTTAACTGTCGACGGATATGGTCAAAGGTCTGAGCCGCTGAGGCGTTCTTGCCGGGACGTGGGCCGAGCCATGCGTCGCCCCATTTCGATCGCGAAGACGCCCCTGCACCCGGCGTATCAGTCTATAACGCCCAAGGCACCTCGCGCATCCAGACGCCTGCTAGTCTTACTGCGTCACAAATTTCGATAGCTACTTTGACTTGAGACTGCCCTGATGCAACAAGGGCATCGAGATAGTGGTACGCATCCGGCGGGCGCCGTCTTGTCTGACACGCTGTAATTCGCCAAGCGTGTGACCTTAAGTCTAGCTTTAAGGTCATCAGGCGATGCGGGTCGAGGTTTTGGGCGGGCTGGAGCGTCGGCGGCGTTGGTCGCAGGATGACAAGGCACGGATTGTCGGGGAGACGTTGGCGCCGGGCGCAAAGGTGACAGCGGTTGCACGTCGCAACGGAGTAGCGGCCAGCCTGGTGTTCACCTGGCGTCGTCAAGCGCGGACATCCGAGCAGGTCGCACCGTCTTTTGCGCCGGTGCAGATCGCCGCCACGGAGGCGGAGGAAACTCCGAAGCTCTTACCTGCGGGTGATAGCCGAGGGCGGTCTGTAGTGGCCGCGCGTATTGGATTGATCGAGATCGACCTCGGTAACCGGCGACGGATCCGAGTGGATTCGCACGTCGATCCAGAAGCGCTGGCGCGGGTCCTCGAGGTACTTGAGCGCCGATGATTGCCATACCGGGTAATGTGCGGGTGTGGCTTGCGACCGGCCACACCGATATGCGCCGCGGCTTCCCGAGCCTCGCGCGTCTGGTCCAGGAGAGTTTGAAGCGTGATCCGCATGCCGGTGATCTCTATGTTTTTAGAGGCCGCCGCGGCCAACACTCGACATTCTGCATACAGTCTTCGAAGCGCGAAGATTGCGTATCCGTGGCATCCGCTTTTTGGGCGGACGCTTCAGGTGGCACCGTTCCGACGCGGCAAGGAGCTGAAATGCATCTACACAGAGGAGCGGCGTGGGTTTAGCCGCGAAGTTCCCAATTGGATGCTCGACGAAAGCTACTGCGCCGGCATGGCGCTAGGACCGCCGCAGGTCAGTATTGAGGGGCTGAACGAATTTTCTGCTGTTCTGAAGCTTCTGGGCGCGACTCAGGCGTCGGGCGCACAATCCCGTCCTTCTTTGAAGAGGGAGAAAGGACGTGCGGAGAAAAAGCCAATATCGCGAGCCGATGCAACTGGGTCTGGATCTGCGTCTTCGGATTCCCCAGAACCCGCTGGGCGCCAATCCCAAAGGTCTGATCGAGGCGCTCGCCGATCTGTTGCTGGAAGCGGCTGGCGTCGAACCCGCTCAGATGTCGGGAGGTGACCATGAGTGTCAAGATCACACGTGATCACCTCGACCGCGCCGCCGTCGTCTATGTTCGCCAATCGACAATGTCCCAAGTTATGGGGAATCTCGAAAGCCAGCGGCGGCAATATGACCTGGCGCAGGCCGCGGAAACCGCCGGATTTAAGTCGGTGGCGGTAATTGACGATGATCTTGGCCGCTCAGGCTCTGGCAGCACTCAACGGCCCGGATTTGAGCGGCTTGTGGCGATGGTTTGTTCGGGTAACGTCGGTGCCGTTTATTGCATTGAGGCGTCGCGGCTGGCGCGCAATGGACGCGACTGGCATCACTTGATCGACCTATGCGCCCTCGCGGGCGCGTTGGTCATTGATCCCGACGGCGCCTATGATCCGCGGCTTGTCAACGACCGCCTGCTTCTCGGACTGAAGGGAACGATGTCGGAGTATGAGCTGAGCCTGCTTCGCCAACGTGGAATCGCCGCTCGGGACTCTAAGAGTCTGACTCAAAATTGCATTTCTGTTTTTATGGCTGCGATGCGCCTTGTCATGAGTTGGACGGAGGCGAGGAAGAGCCAGGCAGTTGCGCTTTCGATGGTTCGCTCGAAGTCCTTGGCCAATCTGCGGTTGCGGCCGAGCCAGGCGAAGGTTCGTTCGACCACCCAGCGGCGCGGAAGCACCTCGAAGCCCTGTGCGGCATCGGAGCGCTTGATGATCTCGACAGTCCACCGGCCGATCTTTACCAGCACCGCCTTGAGCTTTTCGCCGGCATAGCCGCCATCGGCAAAAATATGGCGCAGCCAGGGGAAGCGGTAGCGAATGCTGCACAGGACATCCGGCGCGCCATCGCGATCCTGGACGTCGGCAGCGTGAACGATCGCTCCGACCAGGAGCCCTTGGGTGTCGGTGACGATGTGCCGCTTTCGACCCTTGATCTTCTTTCCCGCGTCGTAGCCGCGAGGGCCGCCACTTTCCGTGGTCTTGACCGATTGGCTGTCGATCACGCCGGCCGTCGGCGAGGCCTCCCGGCCGATCGCCTCGCGCGCCAGCATCAGGAGTGCGTGGTTGATCGATTGCCACAATCCGCTGTCGCGCCATTGGTAGAAATAGTACTGCACCGTGGTCATTGGTGGAAACAGAGTGGGCGGCAGCATGCGCCACGGCAACCCGCCGCGCAGCAGATAGAGCACTGCCTCGACGATGTCGCGATAGCTCCATTTCGGGCGCCGCCCGCGCTTGGCCCGCACAGGAAGCAACCTCTCCAGCACGCCCCATTCCGCATCCGTCAAGTCGCTTGGCAAACGCAGCTCCTCTCGGGCAAACTGTGCCCGGGTGATATCAGTCCACATTCTCGATCCCTTTGATGCTTCGCAACACCAATGGAACCAGAACTCGCTGATATCACTCAACTTATTTTTCGGTCGGACACTAAGGCCAAGCGCGGCGAGTACCGCTTCATGCTTCCACCTGGATTTTGTTGGAGTGAACTCGGCAAGATCGAAATGGATCCCGACGAACATGTGGCGGGATTGGTTCGACTCGTCTTCACGAAGTTCCGCGAGCTCGGTAGCGCCCGGCAGGTCTTTCTTTGGCTGCGTGCTGCCGACATCAAAATGCCTGTGGTTCTAAAAAACGTTCAAATCTACAAGCTCAGCTGGAAGGCGCCGGCCTATCACACGGTGATGCAGATCCTGCACAATCCGCTCTATGCTGGCGCCTATGCGTTTGGCCGAATCGCCCAGAAGACACGGATCGTGGACGGTCGCGCCCGCAAGGTCAGCGGGTTCAAAAAGCCGCGGGAGGAATGGAATGTTCTCCTGCGCGACAATCATCCCGGCTATGTCAGCTGGCAGGAGTATGAGGACAATCAGAGGCTGCTGCTGGAAAACGCCCACATGAAGAAGAACTGCTCGCGAAAATCGGCGCGCGGGGGACGCGCACTTCTGACCGGATTGATGCGGTGCGGCCATTGCGGGCGGATGATGCGTGTGTTCTACGGCCAGGCCAAGGGGAATGCCCATCGTTATCAATGCCGCGGCGATGACGCCCATGTCGGCGCTGGCCTATGTATCGGCATCGGCGGGGTGCGGGTCGATCGTGCGGTCGCGCTGCAAATCCTTGAGGCCGTCTCCGATCGGGCTGTTGAAGCAGCGATATTGGCGTCCGACCAGGTTGAGCGCTCAAGACAAGAGATCATCACGGCCGTCGAACGGGAGCTTGAAGTCGTACGCTACGAAGCGTCTCTTGCGGCACGCCGATACGAGCTTGTGGATCCGGCCAAGCGCCACGTTGCCCGCGAACTCGAGGCGCGCTGGAATGGCGCATTGGAGCGGGTTGCCGAGCTTGAAGGTCGTATAAAGGAGCTGCGCACCGCATCGGCGGAAAGTCCCAAGATCGACCGCGCCCTGCTTCTGCAACTTGCGCATGATCTTCCGCGGGTTTGGAATGCACCGTCCACGGACACGCGCACCAAGCAACGGCTGGTTCACATTGTGGTCCGAGAGATTGTTTGCGATCTCGATAGGAACACCAATGAGGCGGTTCTGCTCATCCACTGGACCGGCGGCCGGCACACGGAGGTTCGCGTTGCTCGCGTTAAGACGGGCCGATATCCGGGCGACATGGCACCGACTGCCGTTGACGCACTTCGTAAACTCGCTGGTCATTGGCCTGATCGAGAGCTCGCCGTGTCGCTCAATCGGATGCGCTGCAAGACCGGCGACGGCGAGACCTGGACGACTGTTCGCGTGCGGGAAATGCGCGAACGCCTGGGCTTGCCGGAATACGACCCCGCATCGTCCGACGGCAAAATGATCAGCCTTGCGAAGGCTGCGGCACACTTTGGAATTTGCGTCGGATCAGCAAAGAGCTTGGTGCTGAAGGACATCTTGCCGGCCACACAAGCAATCAAGGGCTCGCAATGGTTGGTTCCTGTCGACGCGCTGAGCTCGGAAACAGTACGTATAGCGGTGCAGCGCGTGATCGAGCGTCGGCCGAGAAACTACATTGATTATCAATATGATAGAATGATCCGCCTACCCGGTATCTGACAAAGGGACGTACAATGAAACGAGCTGTGCCGACCTGATCAAGATCATCTGGCATGATGGCCAAGGCGCGTGTCTGTTCACGAAGCGGCTGGAGCGAGGCCGCTTTTTGTGGCCATCAATGGCGGACGGCGTTGTGACGATCAGCGTTGCGCAGCTATCCTATCTCCTCTCCGGAATTGATTGGCGGATGCCGCAGGCAACCTGGCGTCCACAGGCTTCCGGTTAAATCGAGCGGGATTTTTTGCGACGAATATGGTTGATTCGTCCTCGTGACGACGCCCGCCGATCCGCTTCCCACCGACCTTGCCGCAGCACACGCGATGATCATTGCGCAGCGCGAGCAGCTGACGCTGGCGAAGAGCGAGGTGACCGTCGGCCGGCTGGAGATCGAGCGGCTGAAGCTGATGCTGGCCAAGGCACGGCGAGAACAGTTCGGGCAATCTTCTGAGCGCGGCAAGCTGCTGGTCGAGCAGCTCGAACTCGCCATCGAGGATCTTGAAGAGACCCAGGCTGAGCAGGAAACCAAGGCCGAGCTCGCAGCGCCGGAAGCCGCCAAACAGCAGCGCGTGCAAAATCCACGGCCGCCGCGACGTCCGTTGCCGGACAATCTGCCGATCGAACGCATCGTCGAACCCGCTCCTTGCGTATGTGGCAAGTGCGGCAGCGAGCGACTGCACAAGCTCGGCGAGGTGGTATCGAAGACCCTGGAATGTGAGCCGCGGCGCTGGAAGATTATCGAGCATGTCCGCGAAAAGTTCTCCTGCCGGGATTGTGAGGCAATCACCGAGGCGCCGGCGCCCTCCCATCCGATCCCGCGAGGCTTTGCCGGGCCGAGCCTGCTGGCGATGGTGCTGGTCAACAAGTTCCTGCTGCACCAGCCGTTGAACCGACAGAGCAAGACCTATGCCCGCGAAGGGATCGAGATCGACGTCTCGACCCTGGCGGATCGGATCGGCGCCTGCGTGGTCGCACTCGATCCCATCATTGAGGCGATCCGGATCCACGTCATGAGCGCGGAACGCATCCACGCCGACGATACGACGGTGCCGGTGCTGGCCAAGCTCAAGACGGTTACCGGCCGGATCTGGACCTACGTTCGCGATGACCGGCCGTTTGGCGGCACGGATCCGCCGGCGGCCCTGTTCTACTACTCACGCAACCGGGCTGGAGAACACCCGCAAAGCCATCTTGCCGGCTATGTCGGCCTCATGCAGGCCGATGCCTTCGATGGGTATAACCAGCTCTACAAGGCCCAAAGGAAGCCAGCTCCGATCCTTGAAGCGGCCTGTTGGAGCCACGGCCGCAGAAAGTTCTTCGACCTGGCGAAATCTGGAGAGGCGCCGATTGCCAGCGAGGCCGTGCGACGCATCGATCTCCTGTTCGAGATCGAGCGCACCATCAACGGCAAAACGCCGGAACAGCGGCTTGCGGTACGTCGTGATAAGTCGAGGCCGATCGTCGCCGATCTCGAAATCTGGATGCGTCAGCAGCGAACCTTGCTCTCATCAGGCAACGATACTGCAAAGGCGATCAACTACCTGCTCAACCGTTGGGCGGCGTTCACCCGCTTCCTGGACGATGGTCGCGTCTGCCTCTCGAACAACGCTGCCGAACGAGCGTTACGCGGTGTGGCTGTCGGAAGACGAAATTGGACCTTCGCCGGTTCAGATGCCGGCGGCCATCGCGCCGCCGCCGTCTATACCCTGATCGAAACCTGCAAGATGAACGACGTTGATCCGCAAGCCTGGCTCGCGGATGTGTTGGCCAGGCTTCCAGATCACCCCGTCAACAAAGTCGCCGACCTGCTCCCGTGGAATTGGAAGGCGACCCAACAGTCCAGAGCGGCTGCCGCCTGAGCGCCACGGCTGACCGGCGCGCCTGCCCGGGGTGCTGACCGGATGCGTACAGGTAGTGTGGACGCGAGTGAGCTGGTCCCGCAAATCTGAACAGTGCGATAAGTGGAGTTTCTGCCTGACGGCGGGCAAGATTGACCCGCGAATCAGGAGAGACGATGAGCAGACGAGCACGGCGGAACCACACTCCGGCTTTCAAGGCGAAGGTGGCGCTTGCCGCCGTCAAGGGTGACCGCACGCTGGCGCAACTAGCGGAGCAGTTCGACGTTCACCCCAATCAGATCACATCGTGGAAGGCCCAGCTCGAAGGCAGCGCTGCCGATGTTTTCGGTCCGGGCGGCGGGCGTCGGATCGCTGAACCCACCGTCGACGTGAAGTCGCTGCACGCCAAGATCGGCGAGTTGACGCTGGAGAACGATTCCTAAGAAACGGCATCGCCGACGGTCGGCTCCAAGGGCTGGAGAACGAAGCCGAATGCCTTGGCACGCCGATGCAAATTGTTGACCACTCGCGTCCGGTAGCGCGTCTCGTAGGAAGAGGCCCCGGGATCGACATAGTCCATTCCGTATCGCACAGCATTGTAGAACAGAACTGCGATCTTGCGGGCCGTGGCGGTCACTGCCTTGGCCTTACCGATGCGCGATGAAAGTCGCCTGTAAAAGGCGCCGAGCGCAGTATCGGTGCGTCCGACGGTGACGGCAGCAAGGCGCAGAAGCGCCGCCGCCCGGCCGCCGGATCGGCGCGTTCGGGACGAGAGCCTTTTGCCGCCGGAGACCTTGTTGCTCGGCGCCAGTCCTAGCCAGGAGGTAAAATGCTTTGCACTTGGCCACGAGGAGAGGTCGTCCCCGCATTCAGCGATCAGCTTCAGCGAGAGGTAAGGACCGAGGCCGTCGATCGTGGTGATGTCTTTTCCCAGCAACGCGAACAGCGCCTCGCGGACGTCGAAAGCTAGAGCGTTCGCCTGATCGGTCCGATTCCGACGCAGCGAGGCCCGCGGTGCTGGTCCATGGCCACGACCGCGATGGTTGCTCAGTTCCTTCAACACGGCTTCGATCCGGGCGTCAGCGTTCGAGCATGTAGTCGATCGCCTTGATGAGCGTCGAGCGGCGGGAGATCCCGTCCTTCACCGCGATCAGACGGATCCTCAACGCTTCCATCAGCGGCTTCGTCTCGGCCTGTCGCGTCGCGCGGCGTTCCCCGGCGTCGAGACCGCGGATCCTCTCCTCGATCGCGTAGACGGCCGCAATGCGCTCGATGACCTCCGCGGCGAAGGGTGAGTTCGTCGTCTTGTGCACCCTCACGAAGTTGCGGCGCGCGTGAACGAGACAATACGCCAGCTGGATCTGGCCCGACATCTTCGCATCGCCCGCCAGCGAGGCGTAGGCGGCATAGCCGTCGACTTGCAGCACGCCTTCGAAGCCGGCCAACTGCGCCACGATCTCCTTCTTGCCGCGACCACCTGCGAACACGTAGGCGACCGCCGGCGGCGCCGGCCCCTTCCACGCCCGATCGTCCGTCGCGTGCGCCCAGAACTGGCAGATCCTCGTGCGGCCGCGTCCCGGATCGAGCACTGGCATCGGCGTCTCGTCGCAGAACAGCCGCTCGAAGCCGTGCATAGTCTTCAGTTGCAGATCGTAGAGGCCCCTGACCAGCCACGCCGCGCTCCCCATCCAGCGCGCCAGCGTCTGACGGTCGACGACGACACCCTGACCCGCCAGGATCTGCGTCTGGCGGTAGAGCGTCGATTGCCAGGCATATTTGGCCGCGGCGATATGCGCGATCAGCGCCGTCGTCGCCATGCCGCCCTCGACGAGCCGCGCCGGTGCCGGGGCCTGGACAATCGCGCCCTCACAGGAGCGGCAGGCGTATTTTGGACGGATCGTGCGGAGCACACGCAGCCACCCGATCGAGCGCTTCGCTGCTCTCCTCGCCGATCCGATGCATCTGACCCGTGCAGCACGGGCACCGCGTGGACGCCGGCTCGATCACCCGCTCGATCCGGGGCAGATGCGCCGGCAGTGCGCCGATGTTGCGCCTCGCTTTGCGCCGCTTCGGTCTCGGCGCGTCCGGTTTGTCGTCATTGGCCGGGAGCTGTGAGCCGGCGGTCGGTTCCAGATCAAACGCGATCTGTTCGGCGCAGACGATCGCCGAGCGCTCCGATCGTGCGCCGAAGATCAGGCTCTTCAACGTGGCGATCTCTGCGCGCAGATCATCGTTCTCGCCTTCGAAAGCCAACACCATCTCGGCAAGAGCTGCAGGGTCACAGGGGAGATCTTCGGGGCGAAGCGCCATATCGCAGAGCTACACGAACACACTCACAATCGCCAGCAAAACAAGACGCGTCAGGCAACCTTCGTCGGCCGCTTCGTCACCTTGGGGACCACACGCGACCACTCCGCAAGACCTTCAATCAGCATCGCCAGTTGCGCCCCCGTTACCGGCATCGTACCCTCGTGAACAGGTGGCCAGGCGAAGCCCCCATTCTCCAGCCACTTCGTCGCTAGCCCGATCTATTCACGAGAGCACGGTCGTTCTTGACGTCTGACGGGGGCTGGCGGCTGGCGTGGGTGACCGTCCGGCCTTTTGTCACCGGGTTCTACATCAAGCTGTTTTGTACGCGTTGGAGGAGTGGGGCGGGTGAGCGGGCGCAGGCCCGGTCGGTTACGGGCCGAGCGGGAGCAGCGCGCCGGGCAAGCTGCGGAAGAGGTCGGCTTCGGGGCATGCCGCGGCGAACGCAAGGCGAATGCGGCTCGCGGTTTCGACGACCCGGGCTGCGATTTTCAAGAGACGAAGACGCAGCGTCGCGAACTCGGCAGTGGCCAATTCGCGGACTTTGGGAATGGCGCCGCGCACGGTAAGCATCAACCAATAAGCGGCGGTGTGGAGAACGAGACGGACCTGGTTGGCGAGCGCCGAACGGCAACTGGTGCGATCGGAGGCGAGCTGCGTCTTATGCAGCTTGATCAGATTTTCGGCTTGGCCGCGCGCGCAATACAGGCTGTCGTAGATCCACTCGGCCGAGCCGACATCGAGGCTGGTGACGACGAAGCGGATGTCGAGGCCGAGCATCGTCGCCTCAATACGGGCGACGGTGCGCCGTTCGCGATCCCAGGACTTTGCCTTGTGGCGCGTCTCGGTATAGCCGCGCAGAACAGCTAGGTTCTCGATGGCGCGTCGGGTGCGGATATCGTCGGCGACCTCGTCGACTTTTCTGGCGAGAGGCTTGGTACCGGACAGACCGAAGATGTAGTCGATGCCGTTGTTCTCGCACCACGTCATCGCCTCCGGCCGAGCATAGTGCCCGTCGCCTCGGAACGTAATTCGCGTCTTGTGCCACCGCGTCCGGATATGCCGTATCAGGCGGCGCAGATGGGCACGCACCTCGACGCCGCCCGGCGTCTTGCCGGGCCGCAGCACGACCGCCACGGGCCGGCTCTTCTCCGTGTCGTAGACGTGGATCGGCAGGAAGCAGCGTTCGTCATAATGAGCGTTGAACAGCGAGAGCTGCTGATGGCCGTGGACGACATCGCAGGTATCATCGATGTCGAGCGTGACGGATACCGGCTCGCGCGGGTAGCTATCCATCCATGCGTCGACCAAAGTGTAGGTCAGTCGGATCACGTCGCGCAGACGCGGAGCATTCTCCAGGCGCGACAGCGTCGGTTGGGAACACAGATCGCGACCGCTGTCCGGCAGCCGTCCGCAGGCCAGCTTGAATGCGGGATCGGACCGCAGATGATCGAGGTCGTCGGCGTCCTCGTAGCCGCAGCAGATCGCGAACATGCGCGCGCGGAACATATCGACAAGGCTGTGCACGACCCGCGTCGGATCGCGCCGATCCGGGAACACCCGGGCCAAATTGTCGGCCAAACCGAGACGCCGCTCGGCCATCGCCAGAAGCATCACGCCCCCATTCGAGGTTAGGCGTCCACCATCGAAGGCAGCTGTGACTTTCTTGGCGTGAACGGCTGGAAACGAGAAGGGCAGAATCGTATCATCGGTCATGGCGGGCGTGCGTTCGCGGTTGAGGTGATGGGGTTGGCTTCGCAACCGAATCCTACGCCGCATCAGCGCTTTACACCACGCTCGCCAGCCTCTCAGAGTCTGACTCAAAATTGCATTTCTGTTTTTATCGCTGCGATGCGCCTTGTCATGAGTTGGACAGAGGCGAGGAAGAGCCAGGCAGTTGCGCTTTCGATGGTTCGCTCGAAGTCCTTGGCCAATCTGCGGTTGCGGCCGAGCCAGGCGAAGGTTCGTTCGACCACCCAGCGGCGCGGAAGCACCTCGAAGCCCTGTGCGGCATCGGAGCGCTTGATGATCTCGACAGTCCACCGGCCGATCTTTACCAGCACCGCCTTGAGCTTTTCGCCGGCATAGCCGCCATCGGCAAAAATATGGCGCAGCCAGGGGAAGCGGTAGCGAATGCTGCACAGGACATCCGGCGCGCCATCGCGATCCTGGACGTCGGCAGCGTGAACGATCGCTCCGACCAGGAGCCCTTGGGTGTCGGTGACGATGTGCCGCTTTCGACCCTTGATCTTCTTTCCCGCGTCGTAGCCGCGAGGGCCGCCACTTTCCGTGGTCTTGACCGATTGGCTGTCGATCACGCCGGCCGTCGGCGAGGCCTCCCGGCCGATCGCCTCGCGCGCCAGCATCAGGAGTGCGTGGTTGATCGATTGCCACAATCCGCTGTCGCGCCATTGGTAGAAATAGTACTGCACCGTGGTCATTGGTGGAAACAGAGTGGGCGGCAGCATGCGCCACGGCAACCCGCCGCGCAGCAGATAGAGCACTGCCTCGACGATGTCGCGATAGCTCCATTTCGGGCGCCGCCCGCGCTTGGCCCGCACAGGAAGCAACCTCTCCAGCACGCCCCATTCCGCATCCGTCAAGTCGCTTGGCAAACGCAGCTCCTCTCGGGCAAACTGTGCCCGGGTGATATCAGTCCACATTCTCGATCCCTTTGATGCTTCGCAACACCAATGGAACCAGAACTCGCTGATATCACTCAACTTATTTTTCGGTCGGACACTAAGGCGCCCTCTCGCGAATAAGACGGGCTAGAACCATTCCCGAGCCGTCAAAAACCAGTAACTTCAAACGATCCGATCGCTTCGATCGGAAGACATAAACGTCACCGCTGTAGGGCTTGCCGCCCAATCCCTCCGCTACCAGCGCGACAAGGCCATGAACGCCTTTACGAAAGTCAATCGGCTGCGTCGCGACGAACACACGGACCATTGGACCGAAAGAGATCATCGCGTCGATCTCACCGCCGCCAGCACGCGCTCCAGCGTCGCAGTGTCGACGCGGACAGGCACGCGCACCGTCGCGCCCGCGATCATCACCTCGATCCGCTCGGCCGGCCCCGTCAGAACATGCGCCTTATCGATCGCGTTCGGCTGCGCCTCGACGGCGGCGTCGAGCCTGACTTGCACGAACTGCGGCGCTTCGCTCGACGCGAGCCGCGCCTGGCGCCGCCACACACTGAGCAGTCCCCGGTTCACCCCGTTGCGTCGAGCCACCTCGGAAATGCTCGTCTCCGGATCGGCGCTCTCGGCCACGATCCGCGCCTTCTCCGCATCGCTCCAACTGCGCCGTCGCCTTTCCCCTGTGATCACCTCGATCCGTTGATAGGAGGCGGCATCATGCCTGTCTTGATGTCTGTCTTGATGCATGGAACGAGCGTCCCTCGCGTTGTCAAATCCACGCGCGAGTCTCGCTCATCCCGTCCACTGTGAGCGTCACGAGAGGATCACGGGTGCCAGGGCTTGACTTGCGCGGAATGCTCTGGATAGCGCGGTCGGGATGATTGACGCCGCCGGCGCGCGGTGATGGGTTGATCCCGGTTCGGAGCGGGCAACGGGGATCAGAATGACCAGCGAGTCGCAGCTGCGCGAGAAGCTTCGGAAGATCGAGGCGTTGTTCGTGGGGGCCGGAACTGCTGGTGAGCGCCTTGCAGCGGAAGCCGCGCTGCAGCGGGTGCGGGCCCGGGTCGAGGAACTTGCTCGCCACGATCCACCGATCGAACAGCAATTCTCACTTCCCGACCAGTGGTCTCGGCACCTGTTTCTGGCGCTTTGCCGCCGATATGGGCTGCGGCCGTTTCGTTATCGCCGACAGCGACGTAACACGGTGATGGTCCGTGCGTCACGGGGCTTCGTTGATAGAGTCCTGCTGCCCGAGTTCACCGAGCTGGAGGGTGCTCTGCAAGTGTATCTGCACGAGGTAACGCTGCGCGTGATCCGCGAAGAGATCTACGACGACGCCAGCGATGCGCAGGAAGTTCCCGACGCCGTGCCGTCGAACTGATCAAGCGGCGAGCTTTGGCTCCGAACCATCGCGCTCGGCTTTCCAATTCCACGGCAGCAGCGTGTTCAGCTGATTGATCTTGGTACGTCCGGAGACGATGCGCTCGAGAACATCAGTAAGATAGTGCCGTGGGTCGATGTCGTGAAGCTTTGCGGAGTTGATGAGTGATGCGAGAGTGGCCCAGGTTTCGGCGCCGCCCTCACTGCCTGCGAACA
This region includes:
- the tnpA gene encoding IS66-like element accessory protein TnpA encodes the protein MRVEVLGGLERRRRWSQDDKARIVGETLAPGAKVTAVARRNGVAASLVFTWRRQARTSEQVAPSFAPVQIAATEAEETPKLLPAGDSRGRSVVAARIGLIEIDLGNRRRIRVDSHVDPEALARVLEVLERR
- the tnpB gene encoding transposase, whose translation is MRRGFPSLARLVQESLKRDPHAGDLYVFRGRRGQHSTFCIQSSKREDCVSVASAFWADASGGTVPTRQGAEMHLHRGAAWV
- a CDS encoding IS5 family transposase — its product is MWTDITRAQFAREELRLPSDLTDAEWGVLERLLPVRAKRGRRPKWSYRDIVEAVLYLLRGGLPWRMLPPTLFPPMTTVQYYFYQWRDSGLWQSINHALLMLAREAIGREASPTAGVIDSQSVKTTESGGPRGYDAGKKIKGRKRHIVTDTQGLLVGAIVHAADVQDRDGAPDVLCSIRYRFPWLRHIFADGGYAGEKLKAVLVKIGRWTVEIIKRSDAAQGFEVLPRRWVVERTFAWLGRNRRLAKDFERTIESATAWLFLASVQLMTRRIAAIKTEMQF
- a CDS encoding recombinase family protein; its protein translation is MDPDEHVAGLVRLVFTKFRELGSARQVFLWLRAADIKMPVVLKNVQIYKLSWKAPAYHTVMQILHNPLYAGAYAFGRIAQKTRIVDGRARKVSGFKKPREEWNVLLRDNHPGYVSWQEYEDNQRLLLENAHMKKNCSRKSARGGRALLTGLMRCGHCGRMMRVFYGQAKGNAHRYQCRGDDAHVGAGLCIGIGGVRVDRAVALQILEAVSDRAVEAAILASDQVERSRQEIITAVERELEVVRYEASLAARRYELVDPAKRHVARELEARWNGALERVAELEGRIKELRTASAESPKIDRALLLQLAHDLPRVWNAPSTDTRTKQRLVHIVVREIVCDLDRNTNEAVLLIHWTGGRHTEVRVARVKTGRYPGDMAPTAVDALRKLAGHWPDRELAVSLNRMRCKTGDGETWTTVRVREMRERLGLPEYDPASSDGKMISLAKAAAHFGICVGSAKSLVLKDILPATQAIKGSQWLVPVDALSSETVRIAVQRVIERRPRNYIDYQYDRMIRLPGI
- the tnpC gene encoding IS66 family transposase; protein product: MIIAQREQLTLAKSEVTVGRLEIERLKLMLAKARREQFGQSSERGKLLVEQLELAIEDLEETQAEQETKAELAAPEAAKQQRVQNPRPPRRPLPDNLPIERIVEPAPCVCGKCGSERLHKLGEVVSKTLECEPRRWKIIEHVREKFSCRDCEAITEAPAPSHPIPRGFAGPSLLAMVLVNKFLLHQPLNRQSKTYAREGIEIDVSTLADRIGACVVALDPIIEAIRIHVMSAERIHADDTTVPVLAKLKTVTGRIWTYVRDDRPFGGTDPPAALFYYSRNRAGEHPQSHLAGYVGLMQADAFDGYNQLYKAQRKPAPILEAACWSHGRRKFFDLAKSGEAPIASEAVRRIDLLFEIERTINGKTPEQRLAVRRDKSRPIVADLEIWMRQQRTLLSSGNDTAKAINYLLNRWAAFTRFLDDGRVCLSNNAAERALRGVAVGRRNWTFAGSDAGGHRAAAVYTLIETCKMNDVDPQAWLADVLARLPDHPVNKVADLLPWNWKATQQSRAAAA
- the tnpC gene encoding IS66 family transposase; the protein is MLRTIRPKYACRSCEGAIVQAPAPARLVEGGMATTALIAHIAAAKYAWQSTLYRQTQILAGQGVVVDRQTLARWMGSAAWLVRGLYDLQLKTMHGFERLFCDETPMPVLDPGRGRTRICQFWAHATDDRAWKGPAPPAVAYVFAGGRGKKEIVAQLAGFEGVLQVDGYAAYASLAGDAKMSGQIQLAYCLVHARRNFVRVHKTTNSPFAAEVIERIAAVYAIEERIRGLDAGERRATRQAETKPLMEALRIRLIAVKDGISRRSTLIKAIDYMLER